The nucleotide sequence CCGCATCGAGCAAGTCGAGTTGAATTTCCTTCGGCACGTCACCCGCCAGCAACCGCGTGAGCCAGCCGGACAACACATCGTCCGCGGCGGGATCTTGCAACGCCCCGAGTGCCGCGAGCGCCGCTTGTTTCTCCCCGACGGAACTGTTGCCGAGCGTGGCCGCCAGTTTGGTCGCAGCGTTCGAGGTCCTGACCTTGCCCTGCAACGATGTGGCGGCCCGGCGCAATTCCTCGCTGGTGTCTCCTTGCGCGATCTTCATCGCGGCTTCGAGTCCGGGATCGTCGAGCGTCGCCAGCGCCTTCAATGCCTCGACGCGGACCCGGCTGGAGAGTTTCGTGTCGGCGACCAGCTCTGACAACACCGGCCCGGCAGCAACAATCTCCAGGCGGCCCGCCGCATGAATGGCGGCGATACGGACGCGATCCGAGGCCGACTTCAAGATGGCCGCGAGGCCGGGCTGCAAGGCATCAACGGCCGTCTCGCGCGCGCGGACCGCCGCCACCGGACGCCACAGGCCGATGACGCGGTCACGGCCCGACGGATGCGGCCAGTCTGCCAGTTCTTCCAGCGCTTCAACCCGCATGTTCTCGACCGCGTCGGAATGCGCGGCATAGCCGGCCAGCGCGGCGGCGCTTTGGGCCGTGCCATAGTGGAAATTCGCATTGAGCACGCGGCGAAGAATTGCCTCGTCCCTGATTGGCTTGTCGATCAACGCAGCCAGCTCGCGCATCGCGCCGTTGATCGGTTCGTCATTGATGGCGCGCGCGGCTTCAAGAACCAGCGCCGGGTCGGCATCCTTCAGGAACACGGCGATTTCCGCGCGACGCAACCGGCGCATGGCCAGCAGCGCCCCCATGCGGATCGCGGATGAATTGTCCTTCGCTGCGATCACGAGCGCGTCCATGTCGTTGATCCCGGTCAATGCCATCACGCCCGCGTGGCGGAGATAGGGATCCTTGTCCGCATTTTCACGGAGCATCGCAAAGATCGCGGGCAGGGCTTCGCGACGGCCCAGTTTCCCAAGGCCCATCGCGGCGAAGAACCGGGCGCGCGGACTCGCGTCGCCCAACAGTTTCAGCAATCCATCGTACGCTCCGAGGAAACGGCGGTCGCCGAGAATCTTCGCGGCCTGGGCGCGCACCTCGGCGTCGCTGTCACCGAGCAGAGAGAGTAAGGGTTCCATCCCCTCTTCGACACGCCGGTCCGGGATTTGGGCCTTGATGTCGGCAATCTGGCCCAGGCCCCAGATAGCGTGGAGCCGCGCGAGCTGGCTGGCGTCCTTCCGCGCCACACTGGCAAGCGTTTTGATCGCTGCCTCGCCTTTTTCCGCCAGAGCGAACTGCGCTTCCTGCCGCACGCGCAGGTCACGATGCGCGAGCAATCGGGCCAGTTCGTTCAGTGAACGTTTTTCCATTCCCTCGGCGAGGAGTTTTTTGGTCTGGAGCACGATCGGGTCCTTGTCGATCACCGGATCATGCACGCGGTAGATCCGGCCTTTGCCGGTCATTTCCCAGCCTTGCACCCAGTCGCTCACGTAAACGCCGCCATCCACGCCGAATTTCACGTCGGTGGCGAGCATCCCCCAGACGAAATGCCCGGGCTTCGTCAGTTCGAACCCGGCGCCCTTCGGCTGAAGTGTAAATGAATGAACGCCGCTGTTCGCCGCACCGCCGCGGAAATCGACCAGAAAGAAATGGTCCTTGAACCGGTCCGGCAGCCCGGTGCCGGGGAAATACGCCACGCCGGACGGGCCGCTGGCGATGTTCGCGATGGGCGGGACGATGTACGCCGCCTGCCCGTCGAAATGCGGATACCAGAGCTTCTCCGCGTTGAACGGCCCGCGCGAGTACGGATTCTCCATGAACTGATAGCCGACGCGCCAGCCGTTGTCGGCGCCTTCCACCAGATAGGCCCAACGCGCCTGATCACCGCTGTCCGAATTGTTGTCGCCCGTGAACAGATTGCCGTACTGATCGAACACGAGATCCTGCGGATTGCGCAGGCCGTAACAGAACACTTCGAGATCGGAGCCGTCCGGGTAACAACGGAAAACACAGCCGCTGTCGGGTTCGCCCACGTGACGACCGTCCGCCACCTTCACATTGGACCCGCGGTCACCGATGCTGAAATAGATTTTTCCATCCGGCCCGAAATGCACGCCATGCGAATCGTGCCCGAGGAAACCGACCCGCACGCCTAAGCCGTAGTGAAGGGATTGGCGGAAATCCGCGACGCCGTCATTGTTCGTATCGCGCAACAGCCAGAAATTCGGAATGTTCGCGTACCAGACCGTCCCTTTGCGGGCGAGCACTCCCGCGGCAATGCCGTCGAGCGGATCGTTGAATCCTTCGGCGAAGACGTTGGCGTGGTCCGCCCTGCCGTCGCCATCGCGGTCTTCGATCAACTGAATGCGTTCGCTTTGCTCGTAGTATTTCGCAAAACGGTCGCCGAGATGACGCTTCATTTCGGCGAGCCGGTCGTCCACGCTGCGCGACGCAAGTTCTTCATCGAGCCAGGGCATGATGCCACGGATGTCGTCCACCCCGGCGTGCAGCCGGAACGTTTCGCAGACGTACGCGCGGCCTTTCTCGTCGAAATTGAATGCGACCGGATTGGCCAGCATCGGCTCGGCGGCCCAGAGGTCCACTTTCAATCCGGGCGCCACGGTGAAAAGTTTGAGGGCCCGTTCACCCTCGTCGGACGCAGCCGCGATTTTTGGCGGGATGGCCGCCGGCAAGCCGGGAGAGTGTTGCGCCAGCACTGACGGGGCCATCCAAACCACTCCGGACAAAATGAGCCCGCTGCAGTGGGCGGTTGAAACATAATCGAATTTCAGCATTGGTTTGGAATGATAGCGGCGAGGTTCAAGGAATCAAGGGGCCATGCTTTTGAGCTGTTCTGACGCAGGCGAAAGCGCGGGTATTCGGCCGACCCGATTCAGACACTCAAATCGGATTCCGCGAAAAAGGGCGGTGATGGCGTGATTTTCACGCATTTTGCGTGAGATTTCTCCCGGCGGCGTCTCCGGCAGGGGGCCTTGCGGTGGATTGGACGCGGTATGAACACTGCTGGCAATTGCGGAAGCAGAATGATAGGTTGACTTCGTCCCCCGTCCTGAAGCAATGGAAAACCGGTGGGACGTTGGCAACGAACACCAAACGCCGCGCTGGAACCGAAGCATGGAACATGTTCGCCAAGGGACGACGTTGAGCCGCGTTTTAGACTGGTGCCGCGAGCAGGACGCGACCGATCTGCACGCCCAGGCAGAGAAGCCCTATTCCATCCGCGTTCACGGCAAACTGTCCTGGGTGTCGGTTGGAATCTTCGCGCCGCCGTCGAACGAAGAAATCTACACCCTTTTGCGAGAGAATTTTTCGCCCGCTGCCTGCGCCCGGATTGAAAGCCAGTTCGAAGTGGACTTGAGCTTCTATCATGGCAGCCGGCGTTACCGCGCCAACTTCAGCAAGCAAAAGGGGGACCAGTCATTTTCATTTCGCACGGTCCCGCAGCAGCGGCTCAAGCTCAAGGACCTCCAGTTGCCCGCCGCATTAACGGAGGTCGTCAAGGAGCCGCGCGGGTTGGTGCTGGCCACGGGACCGACCGGCCAGGGCAAGAGCACGACGCTCCGGGCATTGATTCAAGAGATCAACGAAACCAGCGCGGTACGGATCATCACTGTCGAAGACCCGATCGAGTATGTGTTCGAGGATTGCCGGGCGCAGTTTGAACAGCGCGAGGTCGGCATCGACACGGCGTCGTTTGCCGACGGCATCCGCAACGCCATGCGGCAGGATCCGAATGTTCTCTTCATCGGGGAAATCCGCGACCGCGAGAGCATTTTCGCGGCGATGCAGGCCGCCGAAACCGGGCATCTCGTCCTGACCACGTTGCACGCGGATTCTGTTCAACAGGCCATTGGGCGCATTCGCGAGTACTATCCCAGTTCCGAACAGGCGAACATCAGCAGTCTGCTCGCGCGGAACGTCAACACGATCCTTTGCCAGCGGCTCATTCCGAATGTGCAGGGCACACGGACCCCCTGTCTGGAAGTGTTGAAACGGGACGCCGGTGTGCAGGACGCCATCCAATCGAACAATCTCCATTTGTTGACCGGCATCAT is from Candidatus Angelobacter sp. and encodes:
- a CDS encoding PilT/PilU family type 4a pilus ATPase: MEHVRQGTTLSRVLDWCREQDATDLHAQAEKPYSIRVHGKLSWVSVGIFAPPSNEEIYTLLRENFSPAACARIESQFEVDLSFYHGSRRYRANFSKQKGDQSFSFRTVPQQRLKLKDLQLPAALTEVVKEPRGLVLATGPTGQGKSTTLRALIQEINETSAVRIITVEDPIEYVFEDCRAQFEQREVGIDTASFADGIRNAMRQDPNVLFIGEIRDRESIFAAMQAAETGHLVLTTLHADSVQQAIGRIREYYPSSEQANISSLLARNVNTILCQRLIPNVQGTRTPCLEVLKRDAGVQDAIQSNNLHLLTGIIEVSLNQGMHTFDQYLIELLAAGIISRETAQHFAVNKHKLDMALRGILTYTPILKPDEDR
- a CDS encoding PVC-type heme-binding CxxCH protein; protein product: MLKFDYVSTAHCSGLILSGVVWMAPSVLAQHSPGLPAAIPPKIAAASDEGERALKLFTVAPGLKVDLWAAEPMLANPVAFNFDEKGRAYVCETFRLHAGVDDIRGIMPWLDEELASRSVDDRLAEMKRHLGDRFAKYYEQSERIQLIEDRDGDGRADHANVFAEGFNDPLDGIAAGVLARKGTVWYANIPNFWLLRDTNNDGVADFRQSLHYGLGVRVGFLGHDSHGVHFGPDGKIYFSIGDRGSNVKVADGRHVGEPDSGCVFRCYPDGSDLEVFCYGLRNPQDLVFDQYGNLFTGDNNSDSGDQARWAYLVEGADNGWRVGYQFMENPYSRGPFNAEKLWYPHFDGQAAYIVPPIANIASGPSGVAYFPGTGLPDRFKDHFFLVDFRGGAANSGVHSFTLQPKGAGFELTKPGHFVWGMLATDVKFGVDGGVYVSDWVQGWEMTGKGRIYRVHDPVIDKDPIVLQTKKLLAEGMEKRSLNELARLLAHRDLRVRQEAQFALAEKGEAAIKTLASVARKDASQLARLHAIWGLGQIADIKAQIPDRRVEEGMEPLLSLLGDSDAEVRAQAAKILGDRRFLGAYDGLLKLLGDASPRARFFAAMGLGKLGRREALPAIFAMLRENADKDPYLRHAGVMALTGINDMDALVIAAKDNSSAIRMGALLAMRRLRRAEIAVFLKDADPALVLEAARAINDEPINGAMRELAALIDKPIRDEAILRRVLNANFHYGTAQSAAALAGYAAHSDAVENMRVEALEELADWPHPSGRDRVIGLWRPVAAVRARETAVDALQPGLAAILKSASDRVRIAAIHAAGRLEIVAAGPVLSELVADTKLSSRVRVEALKALATLDDPGLEAAMKIAQGDTSEELRRAATSLQGKVRTSNAATKLAATLGNSSVGEKQAALAALGALQDPAADDVLSGWLTRLLAGDVPKEIQLDLLDAASKRNAPEVKEKLEKYQASKPKDDPLAEYRETLYGGNAAEGKKIFFERPEASCVRCHKINGEGGDVGPDLSHVATQKDRQYFLESIVLPNKQIAPGFESALVTLTSGTVYAGVIKSETAGELVINSPEDGLVTVKKSDIKSRDKGLSPMPEGMGQILGKQDLRNLVEFLASLK